Proteins encoded within one genomic window of Phototrophicus methaneseepsis:
- the holA gene encoding DNA polymerase III subunit delta produces the protein MPTTTFYIFHGDDDIAIGEAVSRLRAQMGDSVNADLNISEYEGEQASAAEILNAARSVPFLADKRLVIVRGFLQYITRKGAGGVGKDQVTLLQEELPQLPEFTRLVFMERAALPANHALVKLAQSSANAYIKLFEVPKDSTQWIVQRAQTEYGKVIQHQAAAALASVIGTDLRRADNELIKLVSYVDDEGDITEEHIALLTPYVAEANVFEMVDAMALGNGQRALSLMNITLEQDPSDPGFRLYGLIVRQFRLLLLTREHLDAGGAARGNAIAQAIGIRSSWQADKLARQSRAFTLEQLEQIYRRLQKYDVEMKTGQIKPRLALDLLVASLSRQ, from the coding sequence ATGCCCACGACGACTTTTTATATCTTCCACGGAGACGATGACATCGCTATTGGCGAGGCCGTCAGTAGGCTTCGTGCCCAGATGGGCGATAGCGTCAACGCGGATCTCAACATCAGCGAATATGAGGGTGAGCAGGCCAGCGCTGCTGAAATCCTCAATGCCGCGCGCTCAGTCCCCTTCCTGGCAGATAAACGCCTCGTCATTGTACGGGGCTTTTTGCAATATATCACTCGCAAGGGGGCGGGTGGTGTTGGCAAAGATCAGGTCACGTTGCTGCAAGAAGAATTGCCCCAACTGCCGGAGTTTACGCGGCTGGTTTTTATGGAGCGTGCCGCGCTGCCAGCCAACCATGCCCTCGTCAAATTGGCGCAAAGCTCGGCCAATGCCTACATTAAGCTCTTTGAAGTCCCTAAAGACAGCACCCAGTGGATTGTTCAGCGCGCCCAAACGGAATACGGCAAAGTCATTCAGCATCAGGCGGCGGCAGCTCTTGCGAGCGTGATCGGGACGGATTTGCGTCGCGCGGATAACGAGCTTATCAAGCTGGTGAGCTATGTCGATGATGAAGGCGACATCACAGAAGAGCACATCGCCCTGTTGACGCCTTATGTCGCAGAGGCGAACGTCTTTGAAATGGTTGATGCCATGGCCTTGGGCAACGGGCAGCGAGCGCTCAGCCTGATGAATATTACGCTGGAACAGGACCCTTCTGATCCGGGCTTTCGGCTGTATGGGCTGATCGTGCGACAGTTCCGGCTGCTGCTGCTGACGCGAGAACACCTGGACGCAGGCGGGGCGGCACGGGGTAACGCGATTGCACAAGCCATCGGGATTCGCAGTTCATGGCAGGCGGATAAGTTGGCACGGCAATCACGCGCTTTTACCTTGGAACAGCTTGAGCAGATTTATCGTCGCTTGCAAAAGTACGATGTTGAAATGAAAACGGGGCAGATTAAGCCCCGCCTTGCGCTGGATTTATTGGTGGCTTCGCTCTCTCGACAGTAA
- a CDS encoding DUF6391 domain-containing protein — MALIEQFAKFIKPILENGTILSVRRNHGLEHATIHMLNRQNLTLSGRSSAGGFVLYGDVSTEKVERAVQDALTRFRRGEAQWAVHPNCGTNLVTTGVLTTSIAALGFTGTSRKRAWDRFPVVMVFMMIASLYSLPIGMSLQKYITTTGQMGDLDVVSIKRREVTLPFGKKSVVHQVKTQS, encoded by the coding sequence ATGGCACTGATCGAACAATTCGCTAAGTTCATAAAGCCCATCCTGGAAAACGGCACCATCCTGAGCGTTCGCCGTAATCATGGTTTAGAGCATGCGACGATCCATATGCTGAATCGCCAGAATCTGACGCTGAGTGGTCGCAGTAGTGCAGGTGGCTTCGTCCTGTATGGTGATGTTTCGACGGAAAAGGTGGAACGTGCTGTTCAGGATGCGCTGACGCGCTTCCGCCGTGGCGAAGCACAATGGGCCGTACATCCGAACTGCGGCACCAACCTTGTGACGACAGGTGTGCTCACGACCAGTATTGCCGCATTGGGCTTTACGGGTACCAGCCGTAAACGGGCCTGGGATCGCTTCCCGGTGGTGATGGTCTTTATGATGATCGCCTCGCTGTACTCGCTGCCAATAGGCATGTCCTTGCAAAAATATATCACCACAACAGGGCAGATGGGTGACCTCGATGTGGTGAGCATTAAACGCCGAGAAGTCACGCTGCCGTTTGGTAAAAAGTCGGTCGTTCATCAGGTCAAAACGCAGTCTTAG